CTCCCCATTATCAGGGGAAGTTTGGCCAACTGCATATTTCCGCCATGTTGTTTGTTTTGGCCGATTATCCCAGTTGCGGTGTTTTGGACTGGTGTGGGGGCATAACAAAGAGGTTTTACTTGCTCGAGATCCAATCCTCCTTAGTATCAAGTTCAAATTCAAGTCTTCAATCCATTTTTGCGTATAGATCAAAGGACATAAGTAAGAACACAGAACTTCTTAGACTGAACATGAGGAAATACAAAGAATGTAATAACCTATGCCTATCACATTCTAATGTGTTCCCTTTATTGGTTAGGCCTATCCAAGTATACTTGCCTTCGACATTTGATCAGCTACACTTAAGCCAACTTTGTTTTGTTAACCTGATTATTGGAGGAAAAAAGGTTTCGTGCAGTTATTATTAaccttttcctttcttcttcttccctgtgAATTCCTCATCGTCATCACTTCCGCTGGCAATTCTTTTCTTGCCTTGTTGTCGCTGTGATGAGCTTTCTGCTCTATCTGAAGGCGCCTGCTGAGATTTGATGGGAGTTCCCGTTTTCTGTTGTTGCTTAAGTTTTTGCTTTTTCTCATATGCCCGCTTGGCTCGCTCAGGGGATAATAGTCCATGCTCCATCATCCTACAGCAGGAAACAGGTTAATACGTTTTCTAATGAAGTAGAAAATTTGCATATGCACATCTCAGCGCAGCATGCTTGTATTTGCCGCTACATATATAATCAATAAGGCACGGCAGATGATGACAGTGGCGGATAATTGTTGATGCAAGTCTGGGGTTCTAAATGTAAGCAACAAAGTGAAAATAGAAGAGGTCAGTATGCAAAGACAAATCATCTATCTCAACCCTGGAGCTCATCAGATGTTACCAACTTTGAACTTTCAATTTAATCAGGACATCACAAGAACAAGTTATGAATGACAGAAGAATCAAAAACATTTGCAGAAAGTTGGAGTTGCACATTCAGGAAGTTAATGAAACCACCTACACAGAGCTGGCAAAAGATAATGTGGTTACTAAAAAGGCTCCTGTTAATATGTGACTATGCTATTGCATTATATATATTACCATCCTCAAGGACGGATAGAACTATTGACCATTTTAGTGGAACACAATGTACTAATGGAAAGCTAAATCACATTCACATTGTGCATCTCAATAGAATGGTACCATAAATCGTGAAACAAACGGAATGATCGATAGAATTCAATATTTAGTACCCACTTTGTCTTCAATAAACTTTAAAATGTTCAAATCAAAAGAATAGAAAACGAGTAACATACCAAAACTCTGCCATGTTGCTTGAAGGTATCTGTTCGAATAACGACCCGTAAAATATCCGTAAAGGTTCTCTCTGCCaagaaaacaaatgaaaaacACCTCCAAACAACGAAAATTATGACAAAATGCATTTTACATTACACTTAGATAAATAGGTGTAGACATAAAAACCTCTTCTGGTGGATCATGTTTTTGACCAGGCAAACTATAAACTTTCCTTGGTTTCACCTTCACAGTAGTTGTAGTAGTGGATGTAATTTTAGATGAGCTTGATTTTGGTATCTCACTTGtcttcaataatcaaaaacaatatCAATAACCACTGAAtcaaatccaaaaaaataaataaaataataagaaattgcaccaaaatttgAAGACAGGGTAGGTACCTCGGATTTTGTGATGGTGGCAACagatttttgtttagaagaagaagaggaagttccatcttgattgggtttcaTCTTAGTTGCACTGCTTTGAATTTCTGTACCGGTGAATTTGAGAATctgaagagattttttttatcttcttgttATGATCTAAAGTCCCTTGTTTCTCTCTAGCTCCTCTGTGTGTTTTTGTTGTTTGTTGCAGGTAAGAAACCCAAGTTGTCAAGTTTGGTTGGCAGTAACCGCATTTGAACAGCAAAAAGAATATGACGTTGCAACAAATGTACAATGTGTCATTGTCTTTGGGTATGGGGATGCAAAAAGACTGATTCTGCCCTTTCCTGGTGTACAGGGAATTGGAAGAAATTAAGGAGGTGTGAGGATAAAATGGGAACAGATCAGTATTAAATCCCATTGCTTTCAGTCAGTTTCAGGCCAGGCATGCGCATTCACTAGGCTGAAGAAAAACGTTCATTTGGATTTTAATTGCAGCAAAGTATCAAATCAATAAAGCTAAAACTAGTAACTGCCCAAAATGACTAATTCACCCTTGAAGGGTATTTTAGCAATATACAGAATAAGAGACTTTACAAGCAAGTGTTGCAGTCAGTGAGTTGTTAAGTGGACATGAAATCGAGCAACTTCATAACTGTTATTATAAAGTTGAGTGCGCAGCGACCTCAACTCGATAAAACTGATTAAGAAATCAAATATCAGTTTCATTCCGAACACACAGTTTATCATATCATTTCAAATGAGTTTCATTCCGAACACACAGTTcatttggaattttttttcttgcatGAGCTGATTAATTCTTGCGTTGTTTTTTCTCCTTTTCCATAATCTCCACAAGCATAGTCAATAAAGCTTCACACATTTCAGATGCATCTGGTTCACTGAAATCCCTATTCCATGAAGAGTAAACCATCCAGGCATGGTCTAACTTAAGATCCGGATGAACTACAACTGAACCAGGAACCTCTGCATCACGGCATGTTACTAAGCCATCACTTTTCTCACCGTACCGAAGTTGTAAGTGAAGCGCCGATAAAGCCATGGCAGCAGCAATGGGAACGATGACGGGGACCTGCCGACCTGCTTGAGTGGCAGTGGATTCTTCCTCCTCTCCACCAAAACTAGTAAGGGGGAGCCGTGGAAGCTCTGCATGGGCAATGTGTGACATTGTGGCGAGAACACTTGGAGCGATACTTGCTTCCGAGTGAAAGGAAACTAAAGGTATATGTTCAGGTAGCTTGTGTTTCGTGATGAATTCTCTTCGCTTTTCATATGTGAGATCATCCAGGGCTCGCATATCGCCCTACAATGATATTCTGAAACCTGTAAGCATTGACTTCGAAATCTAGCATTATTTTGTTCATGTTTTACGAGGAAGATCTCTAGCAATTTAGATATATTAGTGCAATCAGAATAAGTAGATTCTGTTTAATAAAATCCTAGAAACTCAAGAGGCACACGTTAACAAGGAACGCAAGGTTAATATGCTTAGTCTAATATCCTGATGTTCTAAAGGACACTTACCCACAGTAACACTCCCTGTCTGGGGAGCTTTACTCACTACAAAGTATCCAATACTAAGCTGATACAGGTTGCTCATTTGATGTGTGATTCAAGCACTAGGTGATGCTCTGTAACAGAATACCTTCACGAGGATCAAAAAGTAGTATCTGGCCTAGAATTTTGAACGTGAGTGGTGCTACCAAAACCTTAAGTTTTAGCCAAGTAGAAGTACTGTTATGAGGGGTCTCATCACATATGTAACCATTACAGAAGAGCTCTATGAGGATTCCCAAGGGTCATGGTAGCCTTTGAAGTAGTTCTAACACAGCAGAGAAATCGGACGATATTTATTCCAAAAAATAGAAAGGAAAGAGGAAATTACCTTGATAAACTTGCATACGACGAGCTCCATGATCCTTCTTGTTTCCTTGTCTGCAATCTGGCCTTCACGAAGGATATCAGATGCAATAGGAGTGCCGCCATAAGGGCTCTGCACCAGTGCTAATCCAACAACCTTGCCTTTCAGTTCAGACCAGTAAATCGACAAGGCAGCTGCCGCATCAACCCCACCCTTGCTATGACCAAGCAGCATAACACGTTTGCCAGATCCCCAGTACAACTCTTCAATGTATTGTTTCAGTTCCCATGCATTATGTTCCACAGAGGCCTGCGCAAGAGGTAGACATATATCTTAGAGATCACCGAGACTTCTAGGACCTGTTAGCCTAAGTTTGAGAGATATGACTTGGAAGCATGAAAATATCCAAGAAAGATGGCATAATTAGACAGATTTGAATCAGAAATATAAATTTTTTGTAAGGTAATGCCATGTTACCTCGCTATGAATCTTAGCAATATGGCAAGCAAGACCCATCTTTGAGAAAAACTTCTTCGTGCTCACGAAATACAATGGACTAAGATTGCTAAACAGTCCTACCAACCACAAGTTAAAAGACTAAGATTTTGTTAAGTGATGCTGGGAGTTCAGTGATCAGGTGATTGATTAAGGATAATCAACAATAATTTTCTTACCCGGGATTAATAAATAGACAAATGAGTTAGGCAGTGTGTGCTTGCCATTTCTGAAGAGCAGAagacaacaataaaaaaaatattattaagtGCAACCATAATCCGAAGATTAAAAACTCTATTATAACTTGCAGAAACGACAAACATAAACAAAAAGAAGAACCAAGAAACGGTGCCTACCTAATGTCCTGGAGCAACTCCCTGAATCTGGCTGTACCATCTTCCATGGGTGGCATATCCTCAGCTCTTTGCAACCACCCAATATCATCAGAAGATCCACGCAGTGTCTTCTGAACCCGAGATATGAGGCTGAGATCTCGAAATGGTTATCGTAAGGGAACCAGCAGAAGAATCAGTAAATGAGTAATGAAACCCCTGAGAATACCACCACCTTTATAAACTATAAGCTAATACCTTTGAACTTGATTTTGTGTACGTTTCACATAGAATAAGGAGCACTTCCAACAGGCAAACGCCAATCTCAAGGCTAACCGCAGACCAAATATGGGGAGCATGAACCTGAATACAAATGCATACACAGTCAAATAAGCAGAATAAGGATGATGAACTTGAGAATAAAGATAGATAAGAAAacgaacaaaaaaaattatacaagCATCTATCACTATCAGGATTTATCTATAATTAATCATCCATGTCCATCTGTATTCTCGATCAATAAGCTTCACAATGTTAGGGCAATGCTTTAACTGACTCTTAACAAAAAATTATTCAAAAGGAAAGCAGGAATGAGAACTGGAATATTAAGAAAGCAGATTAAAGCTAAAACACATAATTAATCGCGACAATAATGCTCACGAAATACAAAATATCATACCCTCGAAAAATATAAGGGACACCCCTAAAGCCATTGTTGCGTAATACTATTTCGGAAGATCTATTTACAGGAACTTTTCCACTATTAAATGTCCGTCTTCTTTTACGGACAGAAAGGTTTGCACCAGCATCAGAATGCAGGGAATGAGATGTAGAGTAGCCATCACAAGGAGATCTTGGATGCTCTCTGGAGTATGATACCACTggatcttccaagtagttatcgaCATCTCTACATACGAGATCCTCTGCAACAAATCATCCCAAAATGTCCCGTCATATTTCAAAAGCTCGATGCCATAAAGAAGCTATAATTCGAACATATAGCTATAATTCGAACCACAAGCTCACCAATGAAACGAATGAAACAACGATTTATACATGATGTCAATGTGGAGAAACGAAAAAAAATATCATCCACAAATGACAGAAATGCAAATTGTTCAGCAAAAAAGCTTGTGGTTGTCACGTCATCACAGTAAACCTGGAAAGAATACAAGTATTAGATGAAAGAGTATGGAACCAAGCTTTGACAATTAAACAGTATAACAATCTAAGAGAATCACAATCCCATTGGTTACCAAGGTTTCTCTTATGTAAGTTTCTTAATGATTCAAAACAACAGAATTCACACCAAAGGTAACTTTACTGCACCCAATAGGTTCCGTTAAAATCATGTCTACCAGAACCAAACAGCAATGGCAAGGCCCAACTGAACAAAGATCTAAAAAAATTGGCTATTTCAGAGACTAAAACTTGCACGACTTCCCAAGTAAAAGATATGAAAGATAAGAAGTCTCACCATAAGATTACTTTCATATTCAAGTCTTTCGCAGAGGTACACATCGTCCGACACGAAATCAATCTGTTCCAACTAGATCACAAGAAGAAATGAACTGTCACAGTCATATTCCACAAACCAAGGTAATCAAATATGCGATAATTTACCAAAAAGTAGACTAATAACACTCACAGTAGATGGAATGGAGGGTATTTCTTCATTGATACACAAATCTCCCATACACACTTTTAATCCTGCCGTAGCATAAATGATTCattgaaaaacaaaatcaagACTTCAGCACATTCAAAAACACTCTAAAGAGACTTCAATTAAACAAACCAGCAAAAACCATTTTAAGTCATGATAATTCATATTTACACAATCAAATCAAAGTATCAAACATCCTGATCCAAAATCACCTAGTTATTCTACATTGTGGGTCAAAGAGAATAACATTCGAGAATGATCTACAGAAATAATTACCAATAATTAAGATGAAAATACAAACAGAACTCATTAAGTAATATCCACAAACACAATATCTTCATTACCAAATCAAATCAGACAACTTAGGATACTTACACTGAAAAAATGAAACTACCAGAATCAAATCAGTACCACAAATCTGTAAAACCCGGAAAGAAAATCAATAGATTAGACCATAAAAATCCAAACTTTATATAACAAATTTCATTCTAAGAAAATTACAAAAGCAAATCCAAAAAGGTAGGAAGAAATACcaaccaaataaaaataaaaacaacacaGATAGGGTGTAAGAGAATGGAAGAATTAAGTTTTTCAGCAAATCTTGATCCAACCAACCATATTCaacattatcttcttcttccactgtCAGCTTAAACCCCCACGTCCCCACCACTATTAAAGAAGATTTTTACAGAAAAAGAAACCCAGTTTCAATTTTATATCCAGCAGCTCCATAAT
The nucleotide sequence above comes from Papaver somniferum cultivar HN1 chromosome 8, ASM357369v1, whole genome shotgun sequence. Encoded proteins:
- the LOC113304012 gene encoding uncharacterized protein LOC113304012 isoform X3, which gives rise to MGDLCINEEIPSIPSTLEQIDFVSDDVYLCERLEYESNLMVYCDDVTTTSFFAEQFAFLSFVDDIFFRFSTLTSCINRCFIRFIEDLVCRDVDNYLEDPVVSYSREHPRSPCDGYSTSHSLHSDAGANLSVRKRRRTFNSGKVPVNRSSEIVLRNNGFRGVPYIFRGFMLPIFGLRLALRLAFACWKCSLFYVKRTQNQVQSLISRVQKTLRGSSDDIGWLQRAEDMPPMEDGTARFRELLQDIRNGKHTLPNSFVYLLIPGLFSNLSPLYFVSTKKFFSKMGLACHIAKIHSEASVEHNAWELKQYIEELYWGSGKRVMLLGHSKGGVDAAAALSIYWSELKGKVVGLALVQSPYGGTPIASDILREGQIADKETRRIMELVVCKFIKNIIVGRYASPG
- the LOC113306672 gene encoding uncharacterized protein LOC113306672; translated protein: MKPNQDGTSSSSSKQKSVATITKSETSEIPKSSSSKITSTTTTTVKVKPRKVYSLPGQKHDPPEEREPLRIFYGSLFEQIPSSNMAEFWMMEHGLLSPERAKRAYEKKQKLKQQQKTGTPIKSQQAPSDRAESSSQRQQGKKRIASGSDDDEEFTGKKKKGKG
- the LOC113304012 gene encoding uncharacterized protein LOC113304012 isoform X1; protein product: MGDLCINEEIPSIPSTLEQIDFVSDDVYLCERLEYESNLMVYCDDVTTTSFFAEQFAFLSFVDDIFFRFSTLTSCINRCFIRFIEDLVCRDVDNYLEDPVVSYSREHPRSPCDGYSTSHSLHSDAGANLSVRKRRRTFNSGKVPVNRSSEIVLRNNGFRGVPYIFRGFMLPIFGLRLALRLAFACWKCSLFYVKRTQNQVQSLISRVQKTLRGSSDDIGWLQRAEDMPPMEDGTARFRELLQDIRNGKHTLPNSFVYLLIPGLFSNLSPLYFVSTKKFFSKMGLACHIAKIHSEASVEHNAWELKQYIEELYWGSGKRVMLLGHSKGGVDAAAALSIYWSELKGKVVGLALVQSPYGGTPIASDILREGQIADKETRRIMELVVCKFIKGDMRALDDLTYEKRREFITKHKLPEHIPLVSFHSEASIAPSVLATMSHIAHAELPRLPLTSFGGEEEESTATQAGRQVPVIVPIAAAMALSALHLQLRYGEKSDGLVTCRDAEVPGSVVVHPDLKLDHAWMVYSSWNRDFSEPDASEMCEALLTMLVEIMEKEKKQRKN
- the LOC113304012 gene encoding uncharacterized protein LOC113304012 isoform X2 — translated: MGDLCINEEIPSIPSTLEQIDFVSDDVYLCERLEYESNLMVYCDDVTTTSFFAEQFAFLSFVDDIFFRFSTLTSCINRCFIRFIEDLVCRDVDNYLEDPVVSYSREHPRSPCDGYSTSHSLHSDAGANLSVRKRRRTFNSGKVPVNRSSEIVLRNNGFRGVPYIFRGFMLPIFGLRLALRLAFACWKCSLFYVKRTQNQVQSLISRVQKTLRGSSDDIGWLQRAEDMPPMEDGTARFRELLQDIRNGKHTLPNSFVYLLIPGLFSNLSPLYFVSTKKFFSKMGLACHIAKIHSEASVEHNAWELKQYIEELYWGSGKRVMLLGHSKGGVDAAAALSIYWSELKGKVVGLALVQSPYGGTPIASDILREGQIADKETRRIMELVVCKFIKVSEYHCRAICEPWMISHMKSEENSSRNTSYLNIYL